One window of the Zea mays cultivar B73 chromosome 3, Zm-B73-REFERENCE-NAM-5.0, whole genome shotgun sequence genome contains the following:
- the LOC542139 gene encoding cellulose synthase 11 — protein sequence MMESAAAQSCAACGDDARAACRACSYALCRACLDEDAAEGRTTCARCGGDYAAINPARASEGTEAEEEVVENHHTAGGLRERVTMGSHLNDRQDEVSHARTMSSLSGIGSELNDESGKPIWKNRVESWKEKKNEKKASAKKTAAKAQPPPVEEQIMDEKDLTDAYEPLSRVIPISKNKLTPYRAVIIMRLIVLGLFFHYRITNPVNSAFGLWMTSVICEIWFGFSWILDQFPKWYPINRETYVDRLIARYGDGEESGLAPVDFFVSTVDPLKEPPLITANTVLSILAVDYPVEKISCYVSDDGSAMLTFESLAETAEYARKWVPFCKKYAIEPRAPEFYFSQKIDYLKDKIHPSFVKERRAMKRDYEEYKVRINALVAKAQKTPDEGWIMQDGTPWPGNNPRDHPGMIQVFLGETGARDFDGNELPRLVYVSREKRPGYQHHKKAGAMNALVRVSAVLTNAPYILNLDCDHYVNNSKAVREAMCFMMDPTVGRDVCYVQFPQRFDGIDRSDRYANRNVVFFDVNMKGLDGLQGPVYVGTGCCFNRQALYGYGPPSLPALPKSSICSWCCCCCPKKKVERSEREINRDSRREDLESAIFNLREIDNYDEYERSMLISQMSFEKSFGLSSVFIESTLMENGGVPESANPSTLIKEAIHVISCGYEEKTEWGKEIGWIYGSVTEDILTGFKMHCRGWRSIYCMPVRPAFKGSAPINLSDRLHQVLRWALGSVEIFFSRHCPLWYGYGGGRLKWLQRLSYINTIVYPFTSLPLVAYCCLPAICLLTGKFIIPTLSNAATIWFLGLFMSIIVTSVLELRWSGIGIEDWWRNEQFWVIGGVSAHLFAVFQGILKMIAGLDTNFTVTAKATDDTEFGELYLFKWTTVLIPPTSILVLNLVGVVAGFSAALNSGYESWGPLFGKVFFAMWVIMHLYPFLKGLMGRQNRTPTIVVLWSVLLASVFSLLWVKIDPFVGGTETVNTNNCNTIIC from the exons ATGATGGAGTCGGCGGCGGCCCAGTCCTGCGCGGCGTGCGGGGACGACGCGCGCGCTGCCTGCCGCGCGTGCAGCTACGCGCTCTGCAGGGCGTGcctcgacgaggacgccgccgagGGCCGCACCACATGCGCGCGCTGCGGAGGGGACTACGCCGCTATCAACCCAG CGCGCGCCAGCGAGGGAAccgaggcggaggaggaggtggtggagaacCACCACACCGCCGGTGGCCTGCGTGAGAGGGTCACCATGGGCAGCCACCTCAATGATCGCCAG GATGAAGTAAGCCACGCCAGGACCATGAGCAGCTTGTCGGGAATTGGTAGTG AATTGAATGATGAATCTGGTAAGCCCATCTGGAAGAACAGGGTGGAGAgttggaaggaaaagaagaatgaGAAGAAAGCCTCGGCCAAAAAGACTGCAGCTAAAGCACAGCCTCCGCCTGTCGAAGAACAGATCATGGATGAAAAAGA CTTGACAGATGCATATGAGCCACTCTCCCGGGTCATCCCAATATCAAAGAACAAGCTCACACCTTACAGAGCAGTGATCATTATGCGGTTAATTGTTCTTGGGCTCTTCTTTCACTACCGTATCACCAATCCTGTTAACAGTGCCTTTGGTCTCTGGATGACATCAGTTATATGTGAGATCTGGTTTGGTTTCTCCTGGATATTGGATCAATTCCCGAAGTGGTATCCTATCAATCGTGAGACTTATGTTGATAGGCTGATTGCACG ATATGGAGATGGTGAAGAATCTGGGTTAGCACCTGTAGATTTCTTTGTCAGTACAGTGGATCCATTGAAAGAGCCTCCACTAATCACTGCAAACACTGTGCTGTCTATTCTTGCTGTGGACTATCCCGTTGAGAAGATCTCATGCTATGTATCTGATGATGGTTCTGCTATGCTCACATTTGAATCGCTCGCAGAGACTGCAGAATATGCTAGAAAGTGGGTGCCGTTTTGCAAGAAGTACGCCATTGAGCCACGAGCTCCTGAGTTCTACTTCTCACAGAAAATTGACTACTTGAAGGACAAGATACACCCATCTTTTGTCAAGGAGCGTAGGGCTATGAAG AGAGACTATGAAGAGTACAAGGTGAGGATAAATGCTTTGGTTGCCAAGGCTCAAAAGACACCTGATGAAGGCTGGATCATGCAAGACGGTACACCATGGCCTGGGAACAATCCTCGTGACCACCCTGGCATGATCCAG GTTTTCCTGGGTGAGACTGGTGCACGGGACTTTGATGGAAATGAACTTCCTCGGTTAGTGTATGTGTCAAGAGAGAAAAGACCAGGCTACCAACACCACAAGAAGGCAGGGGCTATGAATGCTCTG GTCCGAGTGTCTGCTGTTCTGACAAATGCCCCTTACATTCTTAATCTTGATTGTGATCACTATGTTAACAACAGCAAAGCTGTTCGTGAAGCAATGTGCTTCATGATGGACCCTACTGTTGGCAGAGATGTCTGCTATGTACAATTCCCCCAGAGGTTCGATGGCATTGATCGCAGTGATCGATATGCCAATAGGAACGTTGTGTTCTTTGAT GTTAATATGAAAGGACTTGATGGCCTCCAAGGCCCAGTTTATGTGGGAACTGGTTGTTGTTTCAATAGGCAAGCACTTTATGGTTATGGGCCTCCATCTCTGCCCGCACTTCCAAAGTCTTCGATTTGTTCCTGGTGTTGCTGCTGCTGTCCCAAGAAAAAGGTTGAAAGAAGTGAGAGGGAAATCAACAGAGACTCTCGGCGAGAAGACCTCGAGTCTGCCATTTTTAACCTTCGCGAAATTGACA ACTACGATGAGTACGAGAGGTCCATGCTCATCTCTCAGATGAGCTTCGAGAAGTCTTTTGGGCTGTCCTCGGTCTTTATTGAATCGACCCTTATGGAGAATGGGGGCGTCCCTGAATCTGCAAACCCATCTACCCTAATTAAAGAAGCCATTCATGTCATTAGCTGTGGATATGAAGAGAAAACTGAATGGGGAAAAGAG ATTGGCTGGATCTATGGTTCAGTTACAGAGGATATTCTGACTGGGTTTAAGATGCACTGCCGTGGCTGGAGATCCATCTACTGCATGCCGGTGAGACCTGCATTCAAGGGATCAGCCCCAATCAATCTTTCCGATCGTCTTCACCAAGTTCTCCGGTGGGCTCTTGGTTCTGTCGAGATCTTCTTCAGTCGGCACTGCCCGCTGTGGTACGGTTACGGTGGCGGCCGTCTGAAATGGCTCCAGAGGCTCTCCTACATCAACACCATCGTGTACCCGTTCACTTCTCTTCCTCTCGTTGCCTACTGTTGCCTGCCTGCCATTTGCCTGCTCACAGGAAAGTTCATTATACCTACG CTGTCCAACGCTGCAACGATATGGTTTCTTGGCCTCTTCATGTCCATCATCGTGACGAGCGTGTTGGAGCTGCGGTGGAGTGGCATCGGGATCGAGGACTGGTGGCGCAACGAGCAGTTCTGGGTCATCGGAGGCGTGTCCGCGCACCTGTTCGCCGTGTTCCAGGGTATCCTCAAGATGATTGCCGGGCTGGACACCAACTTCACGGTCACGGCAAAGGCCACGGACGACACTGAGTTCGGGGAGCTGTACCTGTTCAAGTGGACGACGGTGCTGATCCCGCCCACAAGCATCCTGGTGCTGAACCTGGTGGGCGTGGTGGCTGGGTTCTCGGCCGCGCTCAACAGCGGCTACGAGTCCTGGGGCCCGCTCTTCGGTAAGGTGTTCTTCGCCATGTGGGTGATCATGCACCTGTACCCGTTCCTCAAGGGTCTCATGGGCCGCCAGAACCGCACGCCGACCATCGTGGTGCTCTGGTCCGTCCTCCTCGCCTCCGTCTTCTCCCTCCTGTGGGTCAAGATCGACCCATTCGTTGGAGGAACCGAGACCGTCAACACCAACAACTGCAACACGATCATCTGCTGA
- the LOC103651210 gene encoding receptor-like protein 51, translated as MDAAALFFSHLLPIVVVAAIAGAAPLDPQQLLALRALGLGAHPRADPCGAAAVVAAVNASCDAGEPFRRVTSLALTNCSDTTSVSAAALEALAPSLRALAFSDCPAAPPRALPPEQLASGLRAFSCTASLHRLSAVWLSHLTNLTELAVADTPLATGSPTELAVVVSHMEHLTRLTVSNANLSGFLPHHWHCPNLTHLDLSGNRITGAIPDTLTLLAGITHINLSSNALDGPIPTSIGDLISLTALDLSNNRLSGGIPDTLSTLPELEVLDLGSNRLNGSIPPFLAEMHGLRELNLENNDFDGMVPFTAKFLSRLRVFRAAGNGKLCYNRSVLPAELAMSVAPCDKYGFPVLPPPATARSERSADYDDGGGDGEADGGADTRGGPSATVLGVAIGLSCLAFLIILLVCICKVCR; from the coding sequence ATGGACGCCGCTGCCCTCTTCTTCTCTCACCTCCTCCCCATCGTCGTCGTCGCGGCCATCGCGGGCGCGGCGCCACTGGACCCGCAGCAGCTGCTGGCGCTGCGCGCGCTCGGCCTGGGCGCGCACCCGCGCGCCGACCCCTGCGGCGCGGCCGCCGTTGTGGCCGCCGTGAACGCTTCCTGCGACGCGGGGGAGCCCTTCCGGCGTGTCACGTCGCTCGCCCTCACAAACTGCTCCGACACCACCTCCGTCTCGGCGGCGGCGCTCGAGGCGCTCGCGCCGTCACTCCGGGCGCTGGCGTTCTCCGACTgcccggccgcgccgccgcgagCTCTGCCCCCGGAGCAGCTGGCGTCCGGGCTCCGGGCATTCTCCTGCACCGCCTCGCTCCACCGCCTCTCCGCCGTGTGGCTCTCCCACCTCACCAATCTCACGGAGCTCGCCGTCGCGGACACGCCCCTCGCCACGGGCTCCCCCACTGAGCTCGCAGTCGTCGTCTCCCACATGGAGCACCTCACCCGGCTCACCGTCTCCAACGCCAACCTCTCTGGCTTCCTCCCGCACCACTGGCATTGCCCCAACCTCACCCACCTCGACCTGTCTGGCAACCGCATCACCGGCGCCATCCCGGATACCCTGACGCTCCTCGCCGGCATCACCCACATCAACCTCAGCTCCAACGCTCTCGATGGGCCCATCCCCACCTCCATCGGCGATCTCATCTCGCTCACCGCCCTGGACCTGTCCAATAACAGACTCTCCGGCGGCATCCCCGACACGCTCTCTACGCTGCCGGAGCTGGAGGTGCTCGACTTGGGCTCCAACCGGCTCAACGGCAGCATACCGCCGTTCCTGGCCGAGATGCATGGGCTGAGGGAGCTCAACCTCGAGAACAACGACTTCGACGGCATGGTTCCGTTCACCGCCAAGTTCCTGTCCAGGCTGCGCGTGTTCAGGGCCGCCGGGAACGGCAAGCTGTGCTACAACCGGTCCGTGCTGCCCGCTGAGCTCGCCATGAGCGTGGCTCCGTGCGACAAGTACGGGTTCCCGGTGCTGCCGCCCCCGGCCACGGCGCGGTCGGAGCGAAGCGCGGACTACGACgacggcggcggggacggagAGGCGGACGGCGGCGCCGACACGAGGGGTGGGCCCAGCGCCACGGTGCTCGGGGTGGCCATCGGGCTATCCTGCCTGGCGTTCCTTATCATCTTGCTCGTTTGCATCTGCAAGGTGTGCCGCTGA